A window of the Cucurbita pepo subsp. pepo cultivar mu-cu-16 chromosome LG01, ASM280686v2, whole genome shotgun sequence genome harbors these coding sequences:
- the LOC111778715 gene encoding protein MIZU-KUSSEI 1-like: MKTMMAKSSNDSSFSLSRRYFHFKNKDTNQGGNEDDHQVLTFNHLTPKHKHGIVSISKLRSAIAALGKARSDRVVGTIFGHRRGHVHFSVQPKKGDSKPTFLVELAMPTTALVREMASGAARIALECDRWSKGEMRKKAVLQEEAIWRAYCNGKKYGVAQRFECGAEEWRILRAVGPITVGAGVLPANGDVEEEEDGEVMFMRANFERVVGSRDSEAFYMINPEGVGGPELSIFLLRV; this comes from the coding sequence ATGAAAACAATGATGGCCAAATCCTCAAACGATTCCTCCTTCTCCCTCTCCCGAAGATATTTCCACTTCAAAAACAAAGACACTAACCAAGGCGGCAATGAAGACGACCACCAAGTCCTCACCTTCAACCACCTCACACCCAAACACAAACATGGTATCGTTTCCATCTCCAAGCTCCGGTCTGCCATCGCGGCTCTCGGGAAGGCCAGATCAGATCGGGTGGTGGGGACGATATTTGGGCACAGACGAGGGCACGTGCATTTCTCAGTGCAGCCGAAGAAGGGCGATTCAAAGCCTACGTTTCTGGTGGAGCTGGCGATGCCGACCACCGCCCTCGTGCGCGAGATGGCGTCGGGGGCAGCCCGGATTGCGTTGGAGTGCGACAGATGGTCGAAAGGAGAGATGAGGAAGAAGGCGGTGCTGCAGGAGGAGGCAATTTGGAGGGCGTATTGCAATGGGAAGAAGTATGGGGTTGCACAAAGGTTCGAGTGTGGGGCTGAGGAGTGGAGGATTCTTAGAGCTGTTGGGCCCATCACGGTTGGCGCTGGAGTGTTGCCtgccaatggagatgtagaggaggaggaggatggTGAAGTGATGTTCATGAGGGCTAACTTTGAGAGAGTGGTGGGTTCAAGGGATTCTGAGGCCTTTTACATGATCAACCCGGAAGGGGTTGGAGGGCCTGAGCTTAGCATTTTTCTGCTCAgggtttga